One Rhodothermus bifroesti DNA window includes the following coding sequences:
- a CDS encoding DNA-3-methyladenine glycosylase, whose amino-acid sequence MERLSDTFFARPTLEVARDLLGRWLVHEHPCGVRLIGRIVETEAYRQDDPAFHGWRLVDPETGQVRPQGRAYDLFAPPGTAYVYLNYGMYWLLNVVTEPEGVGGAVLIRAVEPLEGLTFMQKQRPRARRPHELTGGPGRLTMAFDIDGRYHRRPLTCPPLYFAAGEPVSDALVATSGRIGLSRGNDLPWRFFVRNSPYVSPAFRG is encoded by the coding sequence ATGGAGCGGCTGTCGGATACGTTTTTTGCGCGTCCAACGCTCGAAGTAGCCCGCGACTTATTGGGGCGATGGTTGGTGCATGAGCATCCCTGTGGCGTGCGTCTGATAGGACGTATTGTAGAGACTGAGGCTTATCGCCAGGATGATCCTGCTTTTCATGGGTGGCGTTTGGTGGACCCGGAGACGGGTCAGGTGCGGCCCCAGGGGCGTGCCTATGATCTGTTTGCGCCGCCGGGGACAGCCTATGTATACCTAAACTACGGTATGTACTGGCTACTGAATGTGGTCACTGAACCTGAAGGTGTGGGTGGCGCTGTGCTTATTCGGGCTGTGGAGCCCCTGGAAGGGCTAACATTTATGCAGAAGCAGCGGCCGCGTGCGCGCCGTCCGCATGAGCTCACCGGGGGGCCGGGGCGCCTGACGATGGCTTTTGACATCGATGGCCGCTATCACCGCAGGCCATTGACCTGTCCACCTTTGTATTTTGCAGCTGGTGAGCCTGTGTCCGATGCCCTTGTAGCGACATCAGGTCGGATTGGCCTCTCCCGTGGTAACGACCTGCCCTGGCGTTTTTTTGTGCGAAATTCCCCCTATGTGTCACCCGCTTTTCGTGGTTAG
- a CDS encoding DUF72 domain-containing protein, with translation MLGNVRIGTSGWAYRHWRGVLYPAQLPPRQWLSYYAQEFTTVEVNSTFYHIPQPTTVAHWCSQVPEAFQFALKVNRRVTHQHRLLDCADVLKAFFQAIDPLKTNLGPLLYQLPPSLQCDLKRLETFASQLPTDWLHAFEFRHPSWFTPAVHALLHHHGLIFCVHDWARMEVPSWATGPAVYVRLHGTTGRYAGGYAKAALALWAERIRHWQAEGKAVYIYFNNDIGGHAIHNARTLKALLTAG, from the coding sequence ATGCTTGGAAACGTACGCATTGGCACTTCTGGCTGGGCTTACCGGCACTGGCGGGGCGTGTTGTATCCCGCCCAGCTCCCCCCGCGCCAATGGTTATCCTACTACGCTCAGGAATTCACAACGGTCGAGGTCAACAGCACATTTTACCATATACCCCAACCGACCACCGTGGCTCACTGGTGCAGCCAGGTACCCGAAGCCTTTCAGTTTGCCCTTAAGGTCAACCGACGCGTTACCCACCAACACCGTCTTCTGGATTGTGCTGACGTGCTTAAGGCTTTTTTTCAGGCCATTGATCCGCTAAAGACCAACCTTGGGCCTTTGCTGTACCAATTGCCTCCCAGCTTGCAGTGCGACCTCAAGCGCCTTGAAACGTTTGCCAGCCAGCTCCCTACCGACTGGCTTCATGCCTTTGAGTTTCGTCACCCAAGCTGGTTCACCCCAGCCGTGCACGCGCTACTGCACCACCATGGCCTTATTTTCTGTGTGCACGATTGGGCACGTATGGAGGTACCTTCTTGGGCCACCGGACCTGCTGTCTACGTGCGGCTGCACGGCACCACCGGTCGTTATGCAGGAGGCTACGCCAAGGCCGCACTGGCACTATGGGCTGAACGCATCCGCCACTGGCAAGCCGAAGGAAAAGCTGTGTACATCTACTTCAACAACGACATCGGTGGCCACGCCATACATAATGCCCGCACTTTAAAAGCCCTTTTGACGGCTGGTTGA
- a CDS encoding thiolase family protein, protein MQEVYIVAAVRTPIGKFGGALKSYSPAELAAQVMKAALARAGVAGEALDGYIFGNVLRGGHGQLIPRQAALKAGIPEAVDGLAVDMVCASGMMSVLTAATMIRAGEADLLLAGGVESMSGAGFYLSARARWGYKFLLGAPEQLVDLLLYDGLTDPLSGEAMGEQAERLAAEHGVPREALDEIALMSHQRAAEATARCAFAEEIVPLTYCEGRETKMLDRDEGIRPDTTREALAALRPVFKPDGVLTAGNSSQLSDGAAALLLASRAAVERYGLKPIARLLGGCWAAGEPWRFPEAPVPAVRRLLGRIGRNVEDFDLFENNEAFALNNILFHRLLGVPYEKLNVHGGAIALGHPIGCSGARILVTLVHALRQHDKTFGLAAICHGMGGSTAMALERLR, encoded by the coding sequence ATGCAAGAAGTCTATATCGTTGCTGCCGTACGCACGCCGATTGGAAAGTTTGGTGGCGCTTTAAAAAGTTACAGTCCTGCTGAGCTGGCTGCTCAGGTGATGAAAGCTGCTTTAGCCCGAGCGGGTGTAGCAGGTGAGGCTCTAGATGGCTACATCTTCGGTAATGTGCTGCGTGGTGGGCATGGCCAGCTCATTCCACGCCAAGCTGCGCTTAAAGCAGGCATTCCAGAAGCAGTAGATGGGCTGGCCGTTGATATGGTTTGCGCCTCGGGTATGATGAGTGTTTTAACTGCTGCCACGATGATCCGGGCTGGAGAAGCCGATTTACTACTGGCTGGTGGCGTGGAGTCGATGTCAGGTGCTGGATTTTACCTTTCGGCTCGGGCACGTTGGGGATACAAATTTCTGCTCGGGGCTCCAGAGCAACTTGTCGATTTGCTGCTTTATGATGGCCTGACAGATCCCCTGAGCGGTGAGGCCATGGGTGAGCAGGCCGAACGTCTAGCTGCCGAACATGGCGTTCCCCGGGAAGCCCTGGACGAAATCGCTTTGATGTCGCACCAGCGGGCGGCTGAGGCAACAGCTCGCTGTGCGTTTGCGGAAGAGATCGTCCCGCTTACGTACTGCGAAGGCCGTGAAACAAAAATGCTCGATCGGGACGAAGGCATCCGACCAGACACGACGCGCGAGGCGCTAGCGGCACTGCGCCCGGTCTTTAAACCCGATGGCGTACTTACGGCCGGCAACAGCAGTCAGCTTAGCGATGGTGCCGCGGCGCTTCTGCTGGCTAGCCGAGCGGCTGTTGAACGCTATGGGCTGAAGCCCATAGCCCGGCTGCTAGGGGGGTGCTGGGCTGCTGGAGAACCTTGGCGTTTTCCAGAAGCGCCGGTGCCTGCCGTACGTCGACTGCTGGGTCGCATTGGGCGCAATGTAGAGGACTTCGACCTGTTCGAAAACAACGAGGCCTTTGCGCTAAACAATATCTTGTTTCATCGACTGCTGGGCGTGCCCTATGAAAAACTCAACGTGCACGGTGGGGCTATTGCGCTGGGCCATCCGATCGGTTGTTCGGGAGCACGCATTCTCGTAACGCTTGTACACGCGCTGCGCCAACACGACAAAACGTTTGGTCTGGCCGCGATTTGCCATGGTATGGGCGGTAGCACCGCTATGGCCCTTGAGCGCCTAAGGTAG
- a CDS encoding tetratricopeptide repeat protein — protein sequence MHHAADLMLRQLIVLVVGCFAVLTVLAQPSDWSTLFVQAMRLKDAGQFDQAAPLAEQALVLAQAQYGPENRSVGLVLNLLGIIYTEQGRYAEAEVFLERALRIYGKWFGETSPERAGVLNNLGRLYFKWGRYAHAEAILQQALAFFEQAYGPHSHRLRYSLERLSEVYQAMGRIEEARRYAERAAQLPPPPQASQP from the coding sequence ATGCACCATGCAGCCGATCTTATGCTTCGCCAATTGATCGTTCTTGTCGTAGGGTGTTTTGCAGTCCTGACGGTGCTGGCCCAGCCTTCGGACTGGTCAACGCTGTTTGTCCAGGCCATGCGCCTCAAGGATGCCGGGCAATTTGACCAAGCCGCACCGCTAGCTGAGCAAGCGTTGGTGCTGGCACAGGCCCAATACGGGCCCGAAAACCGAAGTGTCGGCTTGGTACTCAACCTTTTGGGCATCATTTATACCGAGCAAGGAAGATACGCAGAAGCCGAGGTCTTTCTCGAGCGTGCGCTAAGGATCTACGGGAAATGGTTTGGAGAGACATCGCCCGAGCGGGCTGGTGTATTAAATAACCTGGGGCGCCTTTATTTCAAGTGGGGACGCTACGCGCATGCCGAAGCAATACTGCAGCAAGCGCTGGCATTTTTTGAGCAGGCTTACGGGCCCCATAGTCACCGCTTGCGCTACTCTTTAGAAAGGTTGTCCGAAGTCTACCAAGCCATGGGGCGCATCGAAGAAGCCCGGCGTTATGCCGAGCGGGCAGCGCAACTTCCGCCGCCCCCACAGGCATCGCAGCCGTAG
- a CDS encoding cold-shock protein, whose product MPRGIVKWFSAEKGYGFIQQENGGEDVFVHRSAVVGLGYGEELRKGERLSFEIRRTPKGLQAVDVKRLDV is encoded by the coding sequence ATGCCTCGGGGTATTGTCAAATGGTTCAGCGCCGAGAAGGGTTATGGTTTCATCCAACAAGAGAATGGGGGGGAAGATGTCTTTGTACATCGAAGTGCGGTAGTCGGCCTGGGCTACGGAGAAGAATTGCGCAAAGGTGAGCGGCTTAGCTTTGAAATTCGTCGCACACCAAAGGGTTTGCAGGCAGTCGATGTGAAACGACTGGACGTCTAA